A genomic segment from Dermatobacter hominis encodes:
- a CDS encoding dihydrofolate reductase family protein, with translation MRPLRYSINVTLDGCVDHETVLATEELHRYHAANLERADALLFGRVTYQMMEEAWRRSPTGEWPDWMEGWMIPFAETIDEAQKYVVSSTLDRVDWNAELLRGDLETAVRELKDRPGAGIYVGGVTLPLALADLGLIDEYEFLVHPIVAGHGPTLFAGLREQLDLRLVGRKEVGSGAVALSYVPGSSSS, from the coding sequence ATGCGACCCCTCCGGTACTCGATCAACGTCACGCTCGACGGCTGCGTCGACCACGAGACCGTCCTCGCCACCGAGGAGCTGCACCGCTACCACGCCGCCAACCTCGAACGGGCCGACGCCCTGCTCTTCGGCCGGGTCACCTACCAGATGATGGAAGAGGCCTGGCGGCGATCGCCGACCGGCGAGTGGCCCGACTGGATGGAGGGGTGGATGATCCCCTTCGCCGAGACGATCGACGAGGCGCAGAAGTACGTCGTCTCGTCCACCCTCGACCGCGTCGACTGGAACGCCGAGCTCCTCCGGGGCGACCTCGAGACGGCGGTCCGGGAGCTCAAGGACCGACCCGGCGCCGGCATCTACGTCGGCGGCGTCACGCTCCCGTTGGCGTTGGCGGACCTCGGGTTGATCGACGAGTACGAGTTCCTCGTGCACCCCATCGTCGCCGGCCACGGGCCCACCCTCTTCGCCGGGCTCCGGGAGCAGCTCGACCTGCGGCTGGTCGGACGCAAGGAGGTCGGGTCGGGCGCGGTCGCCCTCAGCTACGTGCCGGGTTCGAGCTCCAGCTGA
- a CDS encoding gamma-glutamyltransferase family protein, translating to MTDAAAPSFLPTTYSAGGLVASVDQLASSAGAQLLAAGGSAVDAAIAANAVLAVTAPHMCGLGGDLFALVHHSAGPPEVVDAAGRAGSGADPERLRREGHTRMPLRGDVAAAPVPGCVDGWALLHERHGRLPLADVLAPAIRLAGEGFPVSPLLSFMLHTLGPLEGCDELAWPRPDTGEVLVRPDLADTLMAIADGGREAFYQGAFGEALLAAGGGEYQPSDLAAAQARWVEPLRTSVWGHDVWAPPPTSSGYLVLAGARIAELCGLGPDTDLRPDEPAWAHLLVESARLAGHDRLAVLHDRADGSAVLDDDELARRAARFSPDSMARLGASAREGDTMYLCAVDRDGTGVSLIQSNAMDFGAHVAVPGTGVLLHNRGLGFSLEPGHPAEYGPGRRPPHTLSPAVVTRPDGSLRAVLGTMGGDSQPQVVLQMLARLLVNGQDAGEVVTAPRFVLAKAQPRSGFDTWVDPDDQVVRVESHAPAAWAAGLEAVGHEVELAGFDPAGFGHAQLIEVRADGVRAGAADPRSMVGAAVAST from the coding sequence ATGACCGACGCGGCGGCGCCCTCGTTCCTCCCGACCACCTACTCGGCCGGGGGACTGGTCGCCTCGGTCGACCAGCTGGCCTCGTCCGCCGGTGCGCAGCTCCTGGCCGCCGGTGGGAGCGCCGTCGACGCCGCCATCGCGGCCAACGCCGTGCTGGCGGTGACGGCGCCGCACATGTGCGGGCTGGGCGGCGACCTGTTTGCCCTGGTCCACCACTCGGCCGGCCCGCCCGAGGTGGTGGACGCGGCGGGACGCGCCGGATCGGGCGCCGACCCCGAGCGGTTGCGGCGGGAAGGTCACACGCGGATGCCGCTCCGAGGCGACGTCGCCGCCGCACCGGTGCCCGGTTGCGTCGACGGCTGGGCGCTCCTGCACGAGCGCCACGGCCGCCTCCCGCTCGCCGACGTGCTGGCACCGGCGATCCGCCTGGCCGGCGAGGGCTTCCCCGTGTCGCCGCTGCTGTCGTTCATGCTGCACACGCTCGGTCCGCTCGAGGGCTGCGACGAGCTGGCGTGGCCGAGGCCCGACACGGGCGAGGTGCTCGTCCGGCCGGACCTGGCGGACACGCTGATGGCCATCGCAGACGGAGGCCGCGAGGCCTTCTACCAGGGCGCCTTCGGCGAGGCGCTGCTCGCTGCGGGAGGAGGGGAGTACCAGCCCTCTGACCTCGCGGCGGCGCAGGCCCGGTGGGTCGAGCCCTTGCGCACCTCGGTCTGGGGTCACGACGTGTGGGCGCCGCCGCCGACCTCATCGGGCTACCTCGTGCTCGCCGGCGCCCGGATCGCCGAGCTCTGCGGCCTCGGACCCGACACCGATCTGCGCCCGGACGAGCCGGCGTGGGCGCACCTGCTCGTCGAGTCGGCACGCCTCGCCGGCCACGACCGGCTGGCCGTCCTGCACGACCGTGCCGACGGGTCGGCCGTCCTGGACGACGACGAGCTGGCGCGTCGGGCGGCGCGGTTCTCGCCGGACTCGATGGCGCGCCTCGGAGCATCCGCCCGCGAGGGCGACACGATGTATCTCTGCGCGGTCGACCGCGACGGCACGGGCGTCAGCCTCATCCAGTCGAACGCGATGGACTTCGGCGCGCACGTGGCCGTACCGGGCACCGGCGTGCTGCTCCACAACCGTGGCCTCGGCTTCTCGCTCGAACCGGGCCACCCTGCCGAGTACGGCCCGGGACGCCGGCCGCCGCACACGCTGTCGCCGGCGGTGGTCACGCGACCCGACGGCTCGCTCCGCGCCGTGCTCGGCACGATGGGCGGCGACTCCCAGCCGCAGGTGGTGCTGCAGATGCTGGCCCGCCTGCTCGTGAACGGGCAGGACGCCGGCGAGGTCGTCACCGCACCGAGGTTCGTCCTCGCCAAGGCGCAGCCGCGCAGCGGGTTCGACACCTGGGTCGACCCCGACGACCAGGTGGTCCGCGTCGAGTCGCACGCGCCGGCGGCATGGGCCGCCGGCCTCGAGGCGGTGGGACACGAGGTCGAGCTGGCGGGCTTCGACCCGGCGGGCTTCGGCCACGCGCAGCTCATCGAGGTTCGGGCGGACGGCGTCAGGGCCGGCGCGGCGGATCCCAGGTCGATGGTCGGCGCGGCGGTCGCGTCGACCTAG
- a CDS encoding VOC family protein produces the protein MLLGGINHVAILTGDTDRLLEFYESVFDATHDVAQEEDGFKLTIIWIGPTAELNVFQFDGNDEHLRQTPMFGRGRLDHLALEAASIEAFEEIRRRMIERGASDGFVTDFGKVLSLFFRDPDGLEAEVCVQNPDAVPGVFNPPGTPAQRYHAV, from the coding sequence GTGCTGCTCGGTGGCATCAACCACGTGGCGATCCTGACCGGTGACACGGACCGGCTCCTCGAGTTCTACGAGTCGGTCTTCGACGCCACCCACGACGTGGCCCAGGAGGAGGACGGCTTCAAGCTGACCATCATCTGGATCGGGCCCACGGCGGAGCTGAACGTGTTCCAGTTCGACGGCAACGACGAGCACCTCCGACAGACGCCGATGTTCGGCCGGGGGCGACTCGACCACCTGGCGCTCGAGGCCGCGTCGATCGAGGCGTTCGAGGAGATCCGTCGGCGGATGATCGAACGGGGCGCGAGCGACGGCTTCGTGACCGACTTCGGCAAGGTGCTCAGCCTCTTCTTCCGGGACCCGGACGGGCTGGAGGCCGAGGTGTGCGTGCAGAACCCCGATGCCGTCCCGGGCGTCTTCAACCCGCCCGGGACGCCGGCGCAGCGCTACCACGCCGTCTGA